The DNA window ATATATGCTAATTGCGATACCAGAGATAAGTAATAATATCGGCAGCAACAGATCAATCATCTTCCTATGTGCTACGCTGCGCTTTTTATAACGAAGGACACGTAAGCCATACCATACAGCCCCTCCACTTAAAATAGCAATAAAAATAAGAAACCAAGAAAATGGAACATCCTCTGCATTAAATGACGAATCCCAAGCAAGACGATAAATCCCCATATATAATGCCGAAATGGACACAATACTCATTGCAGACACATATATCCAGCCACTGCGTCGATGCGTCTTTCTCCCCTTTCTCGTAACAATTGGAATCCAAAACACACATAATGCCAAAAAGCCTCCTAAGATATGAGACCACCGTGCAATCATAAACATAAACTCCATAGATTTTCCCCCTTACACGATAGCTTTACATAATCTAAAGTTTATTTCAATAGACGAGTCATATAGCCATTTTATAGGTAGAATTATTATTCTTTCCTTTTTAATTATACAGTTTTCATGAGCGCAATTAGTGCAGAAAAAGAAGTGTTTGTAAATGAAATCATTCAAATTGTTTCCCGATCAGGTGATTGGTTAATTTGGTCTACCATTGCTGCATCACCTATATTGTACAGTTTCACATTGTATATAGGGCACCCAGAAAATAAAAAATTTATTCATGCACAACTGAAAGAATAATAGAGAATATGAATTTGCATCAACCCATGTATTTACATTTTATTATGATAATCCCTGAGAGTTTTTTCGATAAATATGGAATACTGTAAGATTGGTTTGTCAAAAGAAAAAATGAGGAGTGCCAAATTTGAAGAAAATCATTAATTTCTCTCTTACTAACAATTCGCCATTTAGA is part of the Pueribacillus theae genome and encodes:
- a CDS encoding DUF2306 domain-containing protein, with protein sequence MEFMFMIARWSHILGGFLALCVFWIPIVTRKGRKTHRRSGWIYVSAMSIVSISALYMGIYRLAWDSSFNAEDVPFSWFLIFIAILSGGAVWYGLRVLRYKKRSVAHRKMIDLLLPILLLISGIAISIYGWKIDFPLLKFFPIVGVFLGGAQLQYWLSAPTRRSHWIVEHIIGMLSCCIATVTAFTVFGAPRLLQVESVSLVVWVIPILVFVPLIIGFTTYYTNKMDGKRSAS